The DNA window GCAACGAAAACCCTCAGGGTCCGAGTGAGAAAGCCATGGCCGCGGCTCGCAAGGCTCTGGAAGAGTCCTGTTTGTACCCCGATGGTAACGGCTTTGATCTGAAGCAAGCGCTTGCAAACCGGTTGGGCGTGGCCACGAATCAGATTACCTTGGGTAACGGTTCCAACGACGTCTTGGAAGTGATTGCCCGCTGTTTTGCCGGGCCTGATAGTGAAGTTGTGTTTTCGCAATATGCCTTCGCGGTTTATCCCTTGGTGGCCCAAGCGATTGGTGCCCGAGGAGTGTCTGTTCCCGCAAAAGAGTGGGGGCATGACCTCGATGCCATGGCAAAAGCCGTCACTGAACGTACTAGGTTGATCTTTATTGCCAACCCGAACAACCCCACCGGCACAGTCCACACAGCCGACGCTATTGAAGCCTTTCTCCAGCGCATCCCCGAGCACATACTAGTTATCCTGGATGAGGCTTATTGCGAATTCCTGACAGGTGAAGAGTATCCTGACGGTATTCAGTTGCTTCAGCGATTCCCGAACTTGATTGTATGTCGCACGTTCTCCAAAGCTTGGGGGTTGGCTGCGATGCGGGTTGGTTACAGTCTCAGTTCTCCCGCAATTGCTGACGTTCTGAATCGAGTGCGCCAGCCCTTCAATGTGAACTCGATTGCCCTGGCTGCAGCGGCAGCGGTGCTTGAGGACGATGCTTATTTGAATCGCTCGCGAGAGGTCAATGAAGCAGGATTGCGCCAGCTTTCTGAAGGCTTCGAGCGACTCGGATTGCCTTTTATACCCTCCTTTGGCAACTTCATTGCGGTTGATGTGGGTGAGCAGTCGTCCGATGTTTATCAAGCATTGCTCAGCCGCGGCGTCATTGTTCGTCCGGTTGCCGGTTACGGAATGCCTAACCATCTGCGCGTGTCAGTGGGTCTTCCCGAAGAGAATGAACGCTTTCTTGCAGCGCTGTCCGAAGCATTAACGACTGTTCAGGGCGGCCGGTAAAATGGCCGGTAACGCGTCTTCGTTTCAACGGGTTGCGATCATTGGTCTCGGCCTGATCGGAGGTTCGCTCGCCAGTGCCATTCGCAAGCATACGCTGGCGGTCTCTGTTGTGGGCTTTGATCAGCGCGCCGATGAACTCGAATTGGGCGTTGAACTCGGTGTGATTGACCAAGCGGCTCCAAGTCTCAAAGCGGCGGTTGAGGGCAGTGACCTAGTCGTTCTGGCGGTGCCCGTTCGGGCAACCCGTAACGTGCTTGAACAAATCAAGCCTTGGTTGGGTCGTGATGCCGTGCTGACAGATGTGGGTAGCACCAAAACCAGTTTTGCTGCCGATGTCGAGGCCGTATTCGGTGAAATTCCGCCGAACGTGATACCGGGGCACCCGATTGCAGGTTCCGAAAAAAGCGGCATTCGAGCGGCTAATCCCGATCTTTTTGCTCAACACAAGGTGATTCTTACTCCGGCCGATAACGCCGACGGCACGAGCCTGTCTCGCTTAAAATCTTTGTGGGAAGGTACCGGAGCGACCGTACTGACCATGTCGGTTGCGTACCACGATGAAGTGCTTGCCGCGACCAGCCATTTGCCACACCTCATAGCCTTCTCGCTGGTGGATACGTTGGCGGGTGAGGATGAGAATTTGGACATCTTCCGGTACGCTGCCGGAGGTTTCCGGGACTTCACTCGAATTGCAGCCAGCGATCCGGTGATGTGGCATGACATTTTTCTGTCAAACCGCGACGCAGTACTACGCGTGATTGACCATTTTACCCACGATTTGGGCGAACTCCGGGGTGCCATTGCCGAGGGCGATGGAGCGACCATGCTCCGGGTTTTTAGTCGTGCCAAAGCGGCGCGAGAACATTTTACGAAAATGCTTTCAGGGCAGGCGTACGTGACTAACAACAGTGATCAGCAAGTTATCTTTCATATGCAGCCGGGTGGTTCTGTCCGCGGCGATATCCGAGTGCCGGGTGATAAATCCATTTCGCATCGTTCCATCATGCTGGGCGCACTGGCCGAAGGTGTGACAGAGGTGAAGGGCTTCCTCGAGGGTGAAGACAGCCTTGCCACTCTGCAGGCCTTTCGCGATATGGGTGTAACTATCGAGGGTCCAGAAAACGGGTTGGTCCGGATTCACGGTGTGGGACTGCATGGCTTGCAGGCGCCACGTGGCCCGCTGTATTTGGGTAACTCTGGCACGGGCATGCGTTTGTTCTCCGGGTTGCTGGCAGCTCAGCCGTTCGACTCCGAGCTTTCTGGTGACGCCAGTTTGTCAAAGCGCCCAATGGGGCGGGTTGCTGATCCCTTGCGTACTATGGGTGCGGTGATCGATACCGCTGAAGGCGGTCGCCCGCCTCTTAAAATCAAGGGTGGCCAGTCTCTGAGTGGTATCCATTACGATATGCCAGTAGCCAGTGCGCAGGTTAAATCGTGTCTGTTGTTAGCTGGCCTATACGCGAACGGGTCAACGTCGGTCACGGAACCTGCGCCGACTCGTGACCACACCGAACGTATGCTGCAAGGTTTTGGTTACGATGTGCAGCGGGACGGTGCAACCGCCAAGGTAATCGGTGGTGGAAAGCTCAACGCTGGCGTTATCGATGTGCCTGCAGACATTTCGTCTGCGGCATTTTTCTTGGTAGCAGCGTCTATTGCGTCGGATTCGGATCTTACCTTGCGCCATGTGGGTATGAACCCGACTCGTGTAGGCGTGATCAATATCCTGCGGCAGATGGGGGCTAATATTGATGTGCTCGAAGAGCGTGTGATTGGCGGCGAGCCGGTAGCTGATCTACGAGTACGTTCTGCCGAGTTGCACGGTATTGAAATTCCGGAAGATCAAGTGCCGTTGGCTATTGATGAATTCCCGGTTTTGTTTATCGCAGCGGCCTGCGCCAAAGGTCGCACGGTGCTTCGCGGCGCAGAAGAGTTGCGGGTAAAAGAAAGTGACCGGATCCAAGTGATGGCGGATGGTCTGGCGGAGCTTGGTGTTGAAACCACCGTGACTCCGGATGGCATAATCATTGACGGTGGTCAGACGATTGGTTCTGGTACGGTTGAAAGCCATGAAGATCATCGGATTTCGATGTCTTTCGCTGTTGCGTCATTGCGAGCAACGGGTCCGATTGTGATTAATGACTGTTCGAACGTGACAACGTCGTTTCCGGACTTTGTTGAGCTGGCAAAACAGACAGGCTTCAATATTAGAACAGAAGGTGGTTCTTAATGGTGGATAGCAAGGCCCCAGTCATTACCGTGGACGGCCCTGGCGGTGCGGGTAAAGGCACGATTACCCAGATGTTGGCCCGTCAATTAGGTTGGCACTTGCTTGATAGTGGTGCTTTGTATCGCCTTACTGCTCTTGCGGCAATACGTCAGAGTGTGTCGTTGGATGATGAATCGGGATTGGTGAATGTTGCGGCTACACTGGATGTGGAGTTCGAGCCAGGTGAAGTTGGCCAGCCGGTGCGTGTGCTTTTAGCAGGAGAGGAGGTCACATCTGAAATCCGTACCGAGGCCTGTGGTAATAACGCATCCAAAGTTGCCGTTATGCAACCTGTTCGGGACGCCTTGCTGCAGCGCCAAAGAGATTTCCAGAAAGCGCCCGGCGTGGTCGCTGACGGGCGGGATATGGGGACGGTGGTTTTCCCCTGCGCGCCAGTGAAAATCTTCCTGACCGCGAGTGCCGAAGAGCGTGCGCGGCGTCGTTATAATCAGTTGAAGGAAACGGGGGTCGATGTTAGTATTGACGCCGTTTTAGACGAGATTCGGGTACGTGACGACCGGGATATGAACCGGTCAGCGGCCCCTCTTAAGCCTGCGGATGATGCGCAAGTCATTGATTCTACAGGTTTGAGTATAGAAGAGGTGTTAGACAGGTGTATGGCCGCAGCAGGTCAGGCCTGACGACACCTTTTTGTCGTTGGAATGCCGGAGTCAGCAAAATTTTGCCAGCCGCAGGCTGAATCCGGAAATCACTAACAGACCGTGTTGCTGGCGGCACGGAGCATACTTGCGTTGATCATATAGGGCACATAATGAGCGAGAGCTTTGCGGATTTATTCGAAGAAAGTTTAAAAGAAATCGACATGCAGCCAGGTTCCATTGTTCAGGGAACCGTAGTTGATGTTGATAGCGACTGGGTCACCGTTAACGCTGGACTGAAGTCCGAAGGCGTTATCCCCGCCTCCCAGTTTCTCAATGAAAAAGGCGAGTTGGAAGTTCAAATCGGCGACGTAGTCGACGTTGCTCTCGACGCAGTTGAAGACGGTTTCGGTGAAACCCGTCTGTCTCGTGAGAAAGCGAAGCGTGCCGAAGCTTGGAAGGTTCTGGAGAAGTCCTTCGAAGCTGAAGAAGTGGTTAAAGGTATCATCAACGGCAAGGTTAAGGGTGGTTTCACCGTTGATCTGGCAGGCATCCGTGCCTTCTTGCCGGGTTCTTTGGTAGACGTTCGTCCGGTTCGCGACACTGCGCACCTGGAAAACAAAGAACTTGAGTTCAAGGTTATCAAGCTGGACCAGAAGCGTAACAACGTGGTTGTTTCTCGCCGCGCCGTTCTGGAAGCTGAAAACAGCGAGCAGCGTGAAGCTCTGCTGGAAACTCTGACCGAAGGTCTGGAAATCAAAGGTATCGTCAAGAACCTGACTGACTACGGCGCGTTCGTAGATCTGGGCGGTGTTGACGGCCTGCTGCACATCACTGATATGGCTTGGAAGCGCATCAAGCACCCAAGCGAAATCGTGAATGTGGGCGATGAAATCAACGTTAAAGTCCTGAAGTTCGACCGTGAGCGCAATCGTGTTTCTCTGGGTCTGAAGCAGCTGGGCGAAGATCCTTGGGTAGATATCAAAGGTCGTTACCCAGAGAGCGCTCGGGTAACAGCTCGTGTAACCAACCTGACCGATTACGGCTGCTTTGCTGAGCTGGAAGAAGGTGTTGAAGGTCTGGTGCACGTATCCGAAATGGATTGGACCAACAAGAACATCCATCCTTCTAAGGTTGTTCAGGTTGGTGACGAAGTTGAAGTTATGATCCTGGATATCGACGAAGAGCGTCGTCGTATTTCTCTGGGTATCAAACAGTGTGTGTCTAACCCTTGGGAAGACTTCTCTGGCAACTTCAACAAAGGTGATCGCATCTCCGGTAAGATCAAGTCAATCACTGACTTCGGTATCTTCATCGGTCTGGATGGCGGCATCGACGGACTGGTTCATCTGTCTGACATCAGCTGGAACGAAACCGGTGAAGAAGCCGTTCGTGAATATAAGAAGGGCGACGAAGTTGAAACCGTTATCCTGTCTGTTGATCCAGAGCGTGAGCGTATCTCCCTGGGTATCAAGCAGCTTGAAAGCGATCCGTTTGCCGAGTTTGTTCAGCTGAACGACAAGGGCTCTATCGTTAAGGGTACTGTTTCTGAAGTTGACGCTAAAGGCGCGACTATTGCCCTGAATGAAGAAGTTGAAGCGGTACTGAAAGCCTCTGAAATCAGCCGTGACCGTGTTGAAGATGCACGCAACGTTCTGAAGGAAGGCGAAGAAGTAGAAGCGAAGATCATCAGCATCGATCGCAAGAACCGCGTAATCAACTTGTCTGTTAAGTCTAAAGATGTTGAAGACGACAAGCAGGCTCTTGATAACGTACGTAGTAAGACTGCAGAAACCTCAGGAGCCACCACTATCGGTGACCTGATCAAGGAACAGATGCAGCAGCAGAATGCCAACAAAGACTAATAGTTTGGTTGGTAGTGAAAAAAACGGGCTCTAAGAGCCCGTTTTTTTTGTGTTTTTTTCTGGTTTGGCTAAACTAGAGTCATTGGAATCCGGCATTCAAGTACGGAAGATTAATGACAGAGGAAAGTGCCTCATGACGAAGTCCGAACTGGTTGAACTTGTAGCATCAAAGCAGACACAGCTCTCGGTTAAAGATGTCGAGTTGGCTGTTAAAACGATTATTGAACATATGTCTCAAGCGTTAGCAGATGGTCAGCGTATCGAGATCAGAGGGTTTGGCAGTTTTTCTTTACATCACCGCGAAGCGCGCGTTGGCCGAAACCCGAAAACCGGTGAAGCCGTGCAGTTACCAGCAAAGTACGTGCCGCATTTTAAGCCTGGGAAAGAACTACGAGAACAGGTTAATGATAGCTTGAAAAAAGGATTCTAATCCTGGCATAGGTGAGCCTTAGGGCTTTATGAGGTCGCAAATTTACCCGTCTGGAGCGTGTACGAGATGGCAGCACTGCAGAAGATTCTCCTAATTGTCTTGGCTGTTATTCTGATAGTCGTTGCTCTGGTGTTCTCGTTGAATAATCAGATGGCGGTTTCCCTTAACTTCCTGCTGTTCGAGACTCGGCCTCACGGGGTCGCGGTTTGGATTATCATGTCTTTTGTGCTGGGCGCGTTAGTGGGTGTTTTGTTGATGTTGATTGGGTCGTTTCGTTCATCGGTATCCCGTCGCAATTTGAAAAAGCGACTTGAGCGCACCGAACAAGCGTTAGAGAAATCCCGGGCTGATAACGACCAGGCACTTTAATGGAACTAGTGTTCAGCTGGCTGCTTTTATCGGTGGCTGTTGCCGTTGGCTGGCTAGTGGGGCGGTATGGCGGCTCTTATCGCCGTTCACGTAAAACCATATCCGATGTAGACTCTGTTAAAGATCGTCTTCAATTTCTGTTTACCAACTATTCAGATCAAGCCGTAGAAAACTTTGTGCAATCCTTGCCGGTGAATAAAGATACGGTCAGCCTTCATTTGTCAATCGGCAGTCACTTCCGCAACAAAGGCGAGACCGATCGCGCAACCTTAATCCATCAGAATTTGCTCGCTCGTCCTGAATTGCCTGCTCGTTATACTCCAAAAGTAACGCTCGAATTAGCCATGGATTATCTAGGTGCTGGGTTATTGGATAGGGCTGAGGCGCTGTTTCAAGAGCTGATGGGGGATCGCGAATTCGGTCGCCGGGCCGCGAGTGAACTCATTGAGCTATATCAACAAGAAAGAGAGTGGGAGAAGGCCGGACAGGTTGCGAAAACGCTCACAAGCACAGATTCCGATCCGGTCATGTTCAAGACGCTTTCTTACATCACTTGTGAGTTGGCCGATTCAGCGCTCAAAGACGACGATCGCTGGACAGCAAAGAAGCTGTTCAGGGAAGCCTTGGAATACGATCCATCTTGTGTGCGGGCAACCCTGTTGCTGATGAAGCTTCACGCCAGACAGGGCAACTATCGCGAGGCAAGCAAGCAGGGGTTGAAGGTGTTCGAGCAGAATCCTCAATTCGGCCCCGAGGCTGTTGATCGCTTAATGCAGCTTGAACGTGATCATGGCGACGTGGGGCGTTTATTTAAGAAACTGAAAAAACTCTATGAGCAATACCCAAGCACAAGCTTGCTGCTAGCGCTGGTGGAGTCGGTGGAGCGCTCTTCGAGTCGTCCTGCAGCGATTGATCTGCTGCGTCAGGAATTGGAGGTCCGGCCTTCGATGCGCGGTCTGCTTCGGCTTGTAGAGCTGGCAGGCTATGAGAAAGGCATGACTACTGATGAAGGGCGCTTGGTGAGTCGTATCGGGCATCTCATTCTCGCCAATCGCCCAATCTATCGTTGTGTGAATTGTGGCTTCGATGGCCGGCAATTGCACTGGCTGTGCCCCAGCTGTAAGCAATGGGAAACAGTGCGGCCGATTCAAGGTGTGGAAGCGGAATAACGTTTTAATTTACTGACTGGGAAAATCGAACGTGCAAAACCCAAACGACCCTAAAATTATTGTTGCTTTAGACTTTCCCTCTCAAGACCCGGCGTTGGCGCTTGTTGATCAATTGGATCCGGAAAAGTGTCGTTTGAAGGTTGGCAAAGAGTTGTTTACTCGCTCGGGCCCGCAACTGGTTAAGGCGCTGCAGGGCAGGGGCTTTGATGTTTTTTTGGATCTGAAATTCCATGACATCCCGAACACGACTTCGTCGGCAGTGGCTGCCGCAGCAGATTTGGGTGTATGGATGGTGAACGTCCACGCTTCGGGCGGCGAGAAGATGATGGTCGCCTGCCGTGAGCGATTGGAGTCTTTCGGTGCAGATAAGCCGTTGCTGATTGCCGTGACGGTTCTGACCAGCATGTCTGCCGACGATTTAGCAGGCATTGGTATCACTGATTCGCCGGAGGTGCATGTCTCTCGCTTAGCCACCTTAACCAAGAACTGTGGCCTGGATGGTGTCGTGTGCTCTGCGCAGGAGGCTCCGCGCCTAAAAGCTGAGCAGGGTACGGACTTCCAGCTCATTACCCCGGGCATTCGCCCGCTGTCCGCTGACAAAGGCGATCAACAGCGCATTATGACCCCAACGGACGCTCTTGCCGCGGGCTCTGACTACCTAGTCATTGGTCGTCCTATTACCAAGGCTGCTGATCCTCTGGCGGCGTTGGAGGCTATTCATGCTGAGGTTGTCGCTGTTTAAACTTGTTTCTTGAAGCTGATTTCCGGCCCTAGCCTGTGAGGATTGCGGGTAGGGCTGCGGGAGCCAGCTCCCGCAGCCCTAGATCAAACTTATTAGAGATATTCGTCTAGAGCGGCAATCTCTTGTAAAACAAACGCCCACAAAAAAGCCCGCTAATTCATAGAGCTAGCGGGCTTTCGAAATAGTGGCTCCCCGAGCTGGGCTCGAACCAGCGACAAACGGATTAACAGTCCGTTGCTCTACCAACTGAGCTATCGGGGAACATCGTCATGTGACGAGGCGCGTATATTAGTGTGGCCATACCGCCTCGTCAACCCCTTAGCTAAAAAATTAGCCAAGAGCTTTTTGCAAACGCTCAATTGCTTTCTCGAGGTTATCCATGCTGGTCGCAAAGCTCAAACGCATGTGGCCCGGGCTCCCGAATGCAGAGCCAGGAACCAACGCAACGCCCGCTTCGCTCAACAGCTTCTCAGCGAACTCAACGTCAGTGCTTACGCCGTCAGTTGCGTCAATCGCTTCTTGGAAGCTAGGGAACACGTAGAAGGTGCCATCGCCGTAAGGGCACTCAACGCCCGGGAGCTTGTTCAACGCATCCACGAGCCAGTCATGGCGCTCTTTGAACGACTTAACCATCTCGCCTACGCACGCCTGATCACCGTCAAGAGCAGCAGTAGCGGCGGCCTGAGAGATCGAGCAGGGATTGGATGTGCTCTGAGACTGAATCTTCTTCATGGCGCCAATGATCTTCGCCGGGCCCGCCGCATAACCGATGCGCCAGCCGGTCATAGAGTAGGCTTTGGATACGCCGTTCAGTACGAAGGTGCGCTCATACAGCTCAGGGCAGGCGTTGACGATGTTGCAGAACGGTTTGCCGGTCCAAAGAATCGGCTCGTACATGTCGTCGGTGGCGATCATGATGTTCGGGTGCTTCTTAAGCACTTCACCAATCGCTTGCAGCTCTTCCATTGAGTAGGCCATGCCACTCGGGTTAGAGGGGCTGTTGATCACGAAGAGACGGGTGCGATCAGTAATCGCATTTTCTAATTGCTCCGGTGTGATCTTAAAGCGGGTATCAACCGATGTTTCAAT is part of the Marinobacter sp. JH2 genome and encodes:
- a CDS encoding LapA family protein, encoding MAALQKILLIVLAVILIVVALVFSLNNQMAVSLNFLLFETRPHGVAVWIIMSFVLGALVGVLLMLIGSFRSSVSRRNLKKRLERTEQALEKSRADNDQAL
- a CDS encoding bifunctional prephenate dehydrogenase/3-phosphoshikimate 1-carboxyvinyltransferase, whose protein sequence is MAGNASSFQRVAIIGLGLIGGSLASAIRKHTLAVSVVGFDQRADELELGVELGVIDQAAPSLKAAVEGSDLVVLAVPVRATRNVLEQIKPWLGRDAVLTDVGSTKTSFAADVEAVFGEIPPNVIPGHPIAGSEKSGIRAANPDLFAQHKVILTPADNADGTSLSRLKSLWEGTGATVLTMSVAYHDEVLAATSHLPHLIAFSLVDTLAGEDENLDIFRYAAGGFRDFTRIAASDPVMWHDIFLSNRDAVLRVIDHFTHDLGELRGAIAEGDGATMLRVFSRAKAAREHFTKMLSGQAYVTNNSDQQVIFHMQPGGSVRGDIRVPGDKSISHRSIMLGALAEGVTEVKGFLEGEDSLATLQAFRDMGVTIEGPENGLVRIHGVGLHGLQAPRGPLYLGNSGTGMRLFSGLLAAQPFDSELSGDASLSKRPMGRVADPLRTMGAVIDTAEGGRPPLKIKGGQSLSGIHYDMPVASAQVKSCLLLAGLYANGSTSVTEPAPTRDHTERMLQGFGYDVQRDGATAKVIGGGKLNAGVIDVPADISSAAFFLVAASIASDSDLTLRHVGMNPTRVGVINILRQMGANIDVLEERVIGGEPVADLRVRSAELHGIEIPEDQVPLAIDEFPVLFIAAACAKGRTVLRGAEELRVKESDRIQVMADGLAELGVETTVTPDGIIIDGGQTIGSGTVESHEDHRISMSFAVASLRATGPIVINDCSNVTTSFPDFVELAKQTGFNIRTEGGS
- a CDS encoding pyridoxal phosphate-dependent aminotransferase; amino-acid sequence: MDLQLSSRVQAIKPSPTLAVTNKAAELRAAGQDIIGLGAGEPDFDTPEHIKKAAIEAIANGQTKYTAVDGTPALKKAIIAKFKRDNGLEYEANQILVSSGGKQSFFNLALATLNPGDEAIIPAPYWVSYPDMVLVAEGKPVVIETSVDTRFKITPEQLENAITDRTRLFVINSPSNPSGMAYSMEELQAIGEVLKKHPNIMIATDDMYEPILWTGKPFCNIVNACPELYERTFVLNGVSKAYSMTGWRIGYAAGPAKIIGAMKKIQSQSTSNPCSISQAAATAALDGDQACVGEMVKSFKERHDWLVDALNKLPGVECPYGDGTFYVFPSFQEAIDATDGVSTDVEFAEKLLSEAGVALVPGSAFGSPGHMRLSFATSMDNLEKAIERLQKALG
- the pyrF gene encoding orotidine-5'-phosphate decarboxylase; the protein is MQNPNDPKIIVALDFPSQDPALALVDQLDPEKCRLKVGKELFTRSGPQLVKALQGRGFDVFLDLKFHDIPNTTSSAVAAAADLGVWMVNVHASGGEKMMVACRERLESFGADKPLLIAVTVLTSMSADDLAGIGITDSPEVHVSRLATLTKNCGLDGVVCSAQEAPRLKAEQGTDFQLITPGIRPLSADKGDQQRIMTPTDALAAGSDYLVIGRPITKAADPLAALEAIHAEVVAV
- the cmk gene encoding (d)CMP kinase, whose translation is MVDSKAPVITVDGPGGAGKGTITQMLARQLGWHLLDSGALYRLTALAAIRQSVSLDDESGLVNVAATLDVEFEPGEVGQPVRVLLAGEEVTSEIRTEACGNNASKVAVMQPVRDALLQRQRDFQKAPGVVADGRDMGTVVFPCAPVKIFLTASAEERARRRYNQLKETGVDVSIDAVLDEIRVRDDRDMNRSAAPLKPADDAQVIDSTGLSIEEVLDRCMAAAGQA
- the rpsA gene encoding 30S ribosomal protein S1 produces the protein MSESFADLFEESLKEIDMQPGSIVQGTVVDVDSDWVTVNAGLKSEGVIPASQFLNEKGELEVQIGDVVDVALDAVEDGFGETRLSREKAKRAEAWKVLEKSFEAEEVVKGIINGKVKGGFTVDLAGIRAFLPGSLVDVRPVRDTAHLENKELEFKVIKLDQKRNNVVVSRRAVLEAENSEQREALLETLTEGLEIKGIVKNLTDYGAFVDLGGVDGLLHITDMAWKRIKHPSEIVNVGDEINVKVLKFDRERNRVSLGLKQLGEDPWVDIKGRYPESARVTARVTNLTDYGCFAELEEGVEGLVHVSEMDWTNKNIHPSKVVQVGDEVEVMILDIDEERRRISLGIKQCVSNPWEDFSGNFNKGDRISGKIKSITDFGIFIGLDGGIDGLVHLSDISWNETGEEAVREYKKGDEVETVILSVDPERERISLGIKQLESDPFAEFVQLNDKGSIVKGTVSEVDAKGATIALNEEVEAVLKASEISRDRVEDARNVLKEGEEVEAKIISIDRKNRVINLSVKSKDVEDDKQALDNVRSKTAETSGATTIGDLIKEQMQQQNANKD
- a CDS encoding integration host factor subunit beta — its product is MTKSELVELVASKQTQLSVKDVELAVKTIIEHMSQALADGQRIEIRGFGSFSLHHREARVGRNPKTGEAVQLPAKYVPHFKPGKELREQVNDSLKKGF
- the hisC gene encoding histidinol-phosphate transaminase, encoding MSVDYQSLAVKGVQALSPYQPGKPIEELARELGLNPEDIIKLASNENPQGPSEKAMAAARKALEESCLYPDGNGFDLKQALANRLGVATNQITLGNGSNDVLEVIARCFAGPDSEVVFSQYAFAVYPLVAQAIGARGVSVPAKEWGHDLDAMAKAVTERTRLIFIANPNNPTGTVHTADAIEAFLQRIPEHILVILDEAYCEFLTGEEYPDGIQLLQRFPNLIVCRTFSKAWGLAAMRVGYSLSSPAIADVLNRVRQPFNVNSIALAAAAAVLEDDAYLNRSREVNEAGLRQLSEGFERLGLPFIPSFGNFIAVDVGEQSSDVYQALLSRGVIVRPVAGYGMPNHLRVSVGLPEENERFLAALSEALTTVQGGR
- the lapB gene encoding lipopolysaccharide assembly protein LapB; this encodes MELVFSWLLLSVAVAVGWLVGRYGGSYRRSRKTISDVDSVKDRLQFLFTNYSDQAVENFVQSLPVNKDTVSLHLSIGSHFRNKGETDRATLIHQNLLARPELPARYTPKVTLELAMDYLGAGLLDRAEALFQELMGDREFGRRAASELIELYQQEREWEKAGQVAKTLTSTDSDPVMFKTLSYITCELADSALKDDDRWTAKKLFREALEYDPSCVRATLLLMKLHARQGNYREASKQGLKVFEQNPQFGPEAVDRLMQLERDHGDVGRLFKKLKKLYEQYPSTSLLLALVESVERSSSRPAAIDLLRQELEVRPSMRGLLRLVELAGYEKGMTTDEGRLVSRIGHLILANRPIYRCVNCGFDGRQLHWLCPSCKQWETVRPIQGVEAE